A portion of the bacterium genome contains these proteins:
- a CDS encoding aldolase/citrate lyase family protein, with protein sequence MTKNAVKARLAEGGTAIGTMVSEMRSEEIAYILAAAGFDFLVIDTEHGSASYETLQRIGRGARNAGIVPLVRVPDIAYPFIARTLDTGVLGLMVPHVETADDAGRIVRCAKYPPAGERGFGLRAAVTDYTGASVPDAIAWSNAETMIMAQVESRRCLDHLDEIAGVPGIDVLLIGPTDLSISLGVPGQLLHPTMQEAYRHVVDVAARHHIAAGIHPSDINVVQHGRDIGMRLLMYANDARLLVGAGRQAVEALRPNPR encoded by the coding sequence ATGACGAAGAACGCGGTCAAGGCCCGGCTGGCGGAGGGCGGGACGGCGATCGGGACGATGGTCTCGGAGATGCGATCCGAGGAGATCGCCTATATCCTGGCGGCGGCGGGCTTCGACTTCCTGGTGATCGACACCGAACACGGATCGGCGAGCTATGAAACCCTCCAGCGGATCGGCCGGGGCGCGCGCAACGCGGGGATCGTGCCGCTGGTCCGCGTCCCCGACATCGCCTACCCGTTCATCGCCCGCACCCTCGACACGGGGGTGCTGGGCCTGATGGTGCCGCACGTCGAAACGGCCGACGACGCCGGGCGGATCGTCCGCTGCGCGAAATACCCACCGGCGGGAGAGCGCGGGTTCGGCCTGCGGGCCGCGGTCACCGACTACACCGGCGCCTCGGTGCCCGATGCGATTGCCTGGTCCAACGCCGAGACAATGATCATGGCCCAGGTGGAGAGCCGGCGGTGCCTCGATCACCTGGACGAGATCGCGGGGGTGCCCGGGATCGACGTCCTGCTGATCGGGCCCACCGATCTCAGCATCTCGCTGGGGGTGCCGGGGCAGCTGCTGCACCCGACGATGCAGGAAGCCTACCGGCACGTCGTCGACGTGGCCGCCCGCCACCACATCGCCGCCGGGATCCACCCGTCGGATATCAACGTCGTCCAGCACGGTCGCGACATCGGCATGCGTCTCCTCATGTACGCGAACGACGCCCGGCTGCTCGTCGGCGCCGGCCGGCAGGCCGTGGAGGCGCTTCGCCCGAACCCGCGGTAG
- the uvrC gene encoding excinuclease ABC subunit UvrC: protein MTQPTAEEGNAQPAAAAEPGVSDGLAEKLRALPAQPGVYLMKDGGGKVLYVGKASVLRSRVRQYFQAGHTDSPRILHLISKIRDIETIVCANEVEALILEATLIKRHHPWYNVRLADDKAYPYLKLTNDPFPKIVMTRKVTRDGGKYFGPYPYHEPKLVGRTIRLMRRLFKLRTCTLEIAGDLPRPCLDYYIGQCSAPCVAWGASRAQYADQVRQATAFLEGKQEDLLHDLRREMQAAADATNFERAAQLRDQIRSLEALGEKQRMISEGGEDRDILALAQDGDMGCVQIFFVRGGRVVGQEHFMLQGTRGVATAEALRAFLPQYYEAATTIPPQILLPEPVPDQEVIEKWLAERRGARVELATPQRGERVRLVAMARENAALHLAQEKARTGDTIGPGVGDLQHLLRLEAPPVRIECYDISNFQGGEAVASLVVAEGGRLKNRDYRRFRMKHTEGPDDPAMMQEVLRRRFAQARKEQERLDRDEPIPVKWAALPDLIVLDGGRGQLNAALEVLFEYNQAIPAVGLAKQQELVYVRGLSEPLVLPRESPGLQLLQRLRDEAHRFANTYHQKLRGRRIVFSALDEIAGVGEQRKRALIRHFGSVRAIRAASAEEIAAVEGIGPKVAERIHRYLEDHPVP from the coding sequence ATGACCCAGCCCACCGCCGAGGAGGGGAACGCGCAGCCGGCCGCCGCCGCGGAGCCGGGGGTGTCGGACGGCCTTGCCGAGAAGCTCCGGGCTCTCCCCGCGCAGCCCGGCGTCTACCTGATGAAGGACGGCGGGGGAAAGGTGCTCTACGTCGGGAAGGCCTCGGTCCTGCGCTCGCGCGTTCGCCAGTACTTCCAGGCCGGCCACACGGACAGCCCACGGATTCTGCACCTGATCTCGAAGATCCGGGATATCGAGACGATCGTCTGCGCCAACGAGGTGGAGGCCCTCATCCTCGAGGCCACGCTCATCAAGCGTCACCACCCCTGGTACAACGTCCGCCTGGCGGACGACAAAGCCTACCCGTACCTCAAGCTGACGAACGATCCGTTTCCGAAGATCGTCATGACCCGGAAGGTGACGCGCGACGGCGGAAAGTACTTCGGGCCCTACCCCTACCACGAGCCGAAACTGGTCGGCCGCACGATCCGGCTGATGCGCCGGTTGTTCAAGCTGCGCACCTGCACCCTGGAGATCGCCGGAGATCTGCCCCGACCGTGCCTCGATTACTACATCGGCCAGTGCAGCGCCCCGTGCGTGGCCTGGGGGGCCAGCCGGGCGCAGTACGCCGATCAGGTGCGCCAGGCGACCGCGTTCCTGGAGGGGAAGCAGGAGGATCTGCTGCACGACCTGCGCCGCGAGATGCAGGCGGCCGCCGACGCGACGAATTTCGAGCGCGCGGCGCAACTGCGGGATCAGATCCGAAGCCTGGAGGCGCTCGGCGAGAAGCAGCGGATGATCTCCGAGGGCGGCGAGGACCGCGACATCCTCGCGCTCGCCCAGGACGGCGACATGGGCTGCGTGCAGATCTTCTTCGTCCGGGGGGGCCGGGTGGTCGGGCAGGAGCACTTCATGCTGCAGGGCACCCGGGGGGTCGCGACCGCGGAGGCGCTGCGCGCCTTCCTGCCCCAGTACTACGAGGCGGCGACCACCATTCCCCCGCAGATTCTCCTCCCCGAGCCGGTGCCCGATCAGGAGGTGATCGAGAAGTGGCTGGCTGAACGCCGCGGCGCGCGGGTGGAGCTGGCGACCCCGCAGCGCGGGGAGCGGGTCCGGCTGGTGGCGATGGCCCGCGAGAACGCGGCGTTGCACCTGGCTCAGGAGAAGGCCCGCACGGGCGACACGATCGGGCCGGGGGTGGGGGATCTCCAGCACCTCCTCCGCCTGGAGGCGCCCCCGGTGCGGATCGAGTGTTACGACATCAGCAACTTCCAGGGCGGGGAAGCCGTGGCTTCGCTCGTGGTCGCCGAGGGCGGGCGGCTGAAGAACCGCGACTACCGCCGGTTTCGGATGAAGCACACCGAAGGTCCCGATGATCCGGCGATGATGCAGGAGGTGCTCCGCCGGCGGTTCGCGCAGGCCCGCAAGGAGCAGGAGCGGCTGGATCGCGACGAGCCGATCCCGGTGAAGTGGGCGGCGCTGCCCGACCTCATTGTGCTCGACGGTGGCCGCGGCCAGCTCAACGCCGCCCTGGAGGTGTTGTTCGAGTACAACCAGGCCATCCCGGCGGTGGGGCTGGCGAAGCAGCAGGAGTTGGTGTACGTGCGGGGCCTCAGCGAGCCGCTCGTGCTGCCCCGCGAGTCCCCGGGACTGCAGCTGCTGCAGCGCCTGCGGGACGAGGCGCACCGCTTCGCCAACACCTACCATCAGAAGCTGAGGGGCCGCCGGATCGTCTTTTCCGCGCTCGACGAGATCGCCGGGGTGGGGGAGCAGCGGAAGCGTGCCTTGATCCGTCACTTCGGCTCGGTGCGCGCCATTCGGGCGGCCAGCGCCGAGGAGATCGCGGCCGTGGAGGGCATCGGCCCAAAGGTGGCCGAGCGGATCCACCGCTACCTCGAGGATCACCCCGTCCCGTGA
- the folE gene encoding GTP cyclohydrolase I FolE yields the protein MVRGNGRSGALRGKPGRTGVDKPAIERAVLAILRAIGESPEREGLVGTPRRIADMYEELFSGIGAHPIDLLTIGFDEEKHKEMVVVKDIPFSGMCEHHLMPFTGVAHAGYIPNGRIVGISKIARLVEMLARRPQVQERLTSQVADLLMEGLRARGAAVVIEATHFCMTMRGVKKPGSRVVTSATRGIFRENPSTRAEFLSLLGRSAG from the coding sequence GTGGTCAGGGGTAACGGGCGCAGCGGCGCGCTCCGCGGGAAGCCCGGGCGGACCGGGGTGGACAAGCCGGCGATCGAACGGGCCGTGCTCGCGATCCTCCGGGCGATCGGCGAGTCTCCCGAGCGGGAGGGGCTTGTCGGCACGCCGCGGCGGATCGCCGACATGTACGAGGAGTTGTTCTCCGGCATCGGCGCGCACCCGATCGATCTGCTGACGATCGGCTTCGACGAAGAGAAGCACAAAGAGATGGTCGTGGTGAAGGACATCCCCTTTTCCGGGATGTGCGAACACCACCTCATGCCGTTCACCGGGGTCGCCCACGCCGGGTACATCCCGAACGGACGGATCGTGGGGATCAGCAAGATTGCGCGTCTCGTGGAGATGCTCGCCCGCCGGCCGCAGGTGCAGGAGCGGCTGACCTCGCAGGTCGCCGACCTCCTGATGGAGGGGCTGCGCGCCCGCGGGGCGGCCGTCGTGATCGAGGCCACCCATTTCTGCATGACGATGCGGGGGGTGAAGAAGCCCGGAAGCCGGGTCGTGACCTCGGCCACCCGGGGGATCTTCCGCGAAAACCCCAGCACCCGAGCGGAGTTCCTCTCGCTGCTGGGACGGTCCGCTGGCTGA
- the folP gene encoding dihydropteroate synthase — translation MSPRTATPRDDRAPIRARVVSWPAPPGGSDGGAYAVRIGGLPSPQAEEAARRAGLWIDRRRSDAVLRGTASSFAAFGGEGEVGAAAAAALDRFRHPPRALEACGRTFSLERPLIVGILNATPDSFYDRGRYFSLPEALARADEMVGEGADLIEVGGETARPGPPVDADEECRRVVPLIEALAARLAVPVSVDTYKPEVAARAVGAGAVMINDISGLADVRVAEVAAQRGAALVVMHILGRPKVRQLSPQYGEVVDEVYTFLEAQTDAARAAGVPRARVVVDPGFSFGKAPQHDVEILRRFGEFRGLGYPLYLATSRKNYIRDLLALPFEELLEGTAAAVAYGLAQGAHFVRTHDVRFMARLARMMHAVLHLGEGSGAPERPAVEVTKRGQG, via the coding sequence GTGAGCCCTCGCACCGCAACACCACGAGACGATCGCGCGCCGATCCGCGCGCGCGTGGTCTCCTGGCCCGCGCCGCCGGGGGGGTCGGACGGCGGGGCATACGCGGTCAGGATCGGCGGACTCCCTTCCCCCCAGGCCGAGGAGGCGGCGCGCCGGGCCGGCCTGTGGATTGACCGACGGCGGAGCGATGCGGTCCTTCGGGGAACCGCGTCGTCGTTTGCCGCTTTCGGCGGCGAGGGTGAGGTCGGGGCGGCCGCGGCCGCGGCGCTCGATCGCTTCCGACACCCCCCGCGAGCCCTCGAGGCCTGCGGCCGGACGTTCTCCTTGGAGCGGCCCCTGATCGTCGGGATATTGAACGCCACCCCCGACTCGTTCTACGATCGGGGTCGGTATTTCAGCCTGCCGGAGGCGCTGGCCCGCGCGGACGAGATGGTGGGGGAAGGCGCCGATCTGATCGAGGTGGGCGGGGAGACGGCGCGCCCGGGGCCGCCGGTGGATGCGGATGAGGAGTGCCGGCGCGTGGTGCCGCTGATCGAGGCGCTCGCGGCGCGGCTCGCGGTCCCGGTGAGCGTGGATACCTACAAGCCCGAGGTGGCGGCGCGGGCCGTCGGGGCCGGGGCGGTGATGATCAACGACATCAGCGGGCTCGCCGATGTGCGCGTGGCGGAGGTGGCGGCGCAGCGGGGGGCGGCGCTGGTCGTGATGCACATCCTGGGTCGGCCCAAGGTCCGCCAGCTGTCCCCCCAGTACGGAGAGGTGGTCGACGAGGTGTACACGTTCCTGGAGGCGCAGACGGACGCCGCGCGGGCGGCCGGGGTGCCCCGCGCGCGGGTGGTGGTGGACCCGGGGTTCAGCTTCGGGAAGGCTCCCCAGCACGACGTCGAGATCCTCCGCCGGTTCGGGGAATTTCGCGGCCTGGGATATCCGCTCTATCTGGCGACGTCACGGAAAAACTACATCCGCGACCTGCTCGCGCTGCCCTTCGAGGAACTCCTGGAGGGCACCGCCGCCGCGGTCGCCTACGGGCTGGCGCAGGGCGCCCACTTTGTTCGCACGCACGATGTCCGGTTCATGGCCCGACTCGCCCGGATGATGCACGCCGTGCTGCATCTCGGCGAGGGGAGCGGAGCCCCCGAACGGCCCGCGGTGGAGGTGACGAAGCGTGGTCAGGGGTAA
- a CDS encoding C-terminal binding protein — translation MGAMKVVMWTEGETGPRFSLDERGIGAAGGVIRKVACRDEADRIAAAREAYALVVSQAQIPEALCAAAPALVGLVRTGIGLDTVDIPGATRQGVCVAHVPDFCYDEVADTALTLLLAVARKVCSADRHVRGGSWTPSALLPMHRLRGQTMGLVGFGHIARMVADRAKPFGFRLLAYDPYVDDAAMAERGVEKVPLEALLARADVVSCHTPLTADTRGLIGRAQFAAMKAGAILINTSRGKVVDEDALIAALRSGRLAGAGLDVLWTEPPAKDHPLFQMDTVVLTPHYASTTVEALDDLAGKVSRQLIQYLRGEWPTYLANPAVRDQPGCRLAAARAHR, via the coding sequence ATGGGAGCGATGAAGGTCGTGATGTGGACGGAGGGCGAGACCGGGCCGCGGTTTTCCCTCGACGAGCGCGGGATCGGCGCGGCGGGGGGAGTGATCCGGAAGGTGGCCTGCCGTGACGAGGCCGACCGGATCGCCGCGGCGCGCGAGGCATACGCGCTCGTCGTCTCGCAAGCCCAGATCCCGGAGGCGCTGTGCGCCGCGGCCCCGGCGCTGGTCGGCCTGGTTCGCACCGGGATCGGCCTCGACACGGTGGACATTCCCGGTGCGACCCGTCAGGGGGTGTGCGTGGCCCACGTTCCCGACTTCTGCTACGACGAGGTCGCGGATACCGCGCTGACCCTGCTTCTGGCGGTCGCCCGCAAGGTGTGCTCCGCGGACCGGCACGTGCGGGGCGGCTCGTGGACGCCGAGCGCCCTGCTGCCGATGCACCGCCTCCGCGGTCAGACGATGGGGCTCGTCGGCTTCGGGCACATCGCCCGGATGGTGGCGGACCGCGCCAAACCCTTCGGCTTTCGGCTGCTCGCCTACGATCCGTACGTCGACGATGCCGCGATGGCCGAGCGGGGGGTCGAGAAGGTCCCGCTGGAGGCGCTCCTCGCGCGCGCGGACGTCGTCTCCTGCCACACCCCCCTCACCGCCGACACCCGGGGGCTGATCGGCCGCGCGCAGTTCGCGGCGATGAAGGCGGGGGCGATCCTGATCAACACCTCGCGGGGGAAGGTCGTCGACGAGGACGCCCTGATCGCCGCGCTGCGTTCCGGCCGTCTCGCCGGGGCCGGCCTCGACGTGCTGTGGACCGAACCTCCGGCCAAGGATCACCCGCTCTTTCAGATGGACACCGTCGTGCTCACGCCCCACTACGCCTCCACCACCGTGGAGGCGCTGGATGACCTGGCCGGCAAGGTCAGCCGGCAGCTGATCCAGTACCTGCGCGGCGAGTGGCCGACGTATCTGGCGAACCCCGCGGTGCGTGACCAGCCGGGGTGCCGTCTGGCCGCGGCCCGGGCGCACCGGTGA